The following are encoded together in the Bacillus cereus group sp. RP43 genome:
- the odhA gene encoding 2-oxoglutarate dehydrogenase E1 component — MTRKNTTTNPWAKFHGPNLGYVIEQYDLYVTGAGSVDPELQELFEIFGAPSFQDDVVTGDNTATHFSPQNTGNIEKILKVVQLVEQIRSFGHTLAHINPMEDAANGQSLIEKTMNELSDADLKAIPAKTVWQDAPEGIHTALDVIHRLKDVYTKSLAYEFSHIQDSEERAWLHQMVESNSLRQPLSNKKRTALLKRLTAVEGFEQFLHKTFVGQKRFSIEGVDMLVPVLDEIVSEGAKGGVEDVMIGMAHRGRLSVLAHVLEKPYSHMFAEFKHAKIEGVKANAGWTGDVKYHLGREQVVGNEEVSTRVTLANNPSHLEFVNPVVEGFARAAQENRKKSGLPEQDTTKSFVILVHGDAAFPGQGVVSETLNLSRLNAYQTGGTIHVIANNAVGFTTDSYDSRSTKYSSDLAKGFDIPIVHVNADDPEACLAAANLAIQYRTLFKKDFLIDLIGYRRYGHNEMDDPAVTQPQVYKKIKNHPTVRAIYADQLQSAGVLNADEVETITQFIQEELKAEYAQVPPADTSAATIHVKVPEVVAKGIQPIDTGVSIDSLRAINEGLLSWPEGFNVYPKVKKILERRKDALEENGKIEWALAESLAFASILQEGTPIRLTGQDSQRGTFAHRHIVLHDTDTNETYSPLHRLPNINASFSVHNSPLSEAAVVGYEYGYNVFAPETLVMWEAQYGDFSNTAQALFDQYVSAGRAKWGQKSGLVLLLPHGYEGQGPEHSSARPERFLQLAAENNWTVANLTSAAQYFHILRRQASILGTEAVRPLVIMTPKSLLRHPLTLSTGSELSEGRFQPALEQGNLGAKPNKVKRLVLSTGKMAIDLAAEIESGKHEYSLDEVHMVRIEQLYPFPAEKVQSIIKRFKNLEEIIWVQEEPRNMGAWHYMAPILFELAGDKVKTGYIGRPDRSSPSGGDPFAHKAEQELIVAHALDVKYNFRQDKQEIEVFSN, encoded by the coding sequence ATGACGAGGAAGAATACAACGACAAACCCTTGGGCCAAGTTCCATGGTCCGAACCTTGGTTATGTTATTGAACAGTATGATCTTTACGTAACTGGAGCAGGTTCTGTTGATCCGGAATTACAAGAGCTTTTTGAAATTTTTGGAGCTCCTTCGTTTCAAGATGATGTCGTAACAGGGGACAACACAGCAACACATTTTTCTCCTCAAAACACAGGGAACATTGAAAAGATTCTTAAAGTCGTTCAACTTGTTGAACAGATTCGTTCTTTCGGGCATACGTTGGCTCACATCAATCCGATGGAAGATGCTGCAAATGGGCAATCTCTTATCGAGAAAACAATGAACGAACTGAGCGATGCTGATTTGAAAGCGATTCCAGCTAAAACAGTATGGCAAGATGCACCAGAGGGTATTCACACTGCACTTGATGTAATTCATAGATTAAAAGACGTTTATACAAAATCTTTAGCTTATGAATTCTCACATATACAAGATAGTGAAGAACGCGCGTGGTTGCATCAAATGGTGGAATCAAATTCATTGCGTCAACCATTATCAAATAAAAAACGAACTGCTCTTTTAAAACGTTTAACTGCTGTTGAAGGTTTCGAGCAATTCTTGCATAAAACATTCGTTGGTCAAAAACGTTTCTCAATAGAGGGCGTTGATATGCTTGTACCTGTACTAGATGAAATTGTTTCAGAAGGTGCTAAAGGCGGCGTTGAAGATGTCATGATTGGTATGGCTCACCGTGGTCGTCTAAGCGTACTCGCTCACGTACTAGAAAAGCCATATAGTCACATGTTTGCTGAGTTCAAACATGCAAAAATAGAAGGTGTAAAGGCAAATGCTGGCTGGACTGGCGACGTGAAATACCATTTAGGTAGAGAACAAGTCGTTGGTAATGAAGAAGTTAGCACTCGTGTTACATTAGCAAATAACCCGAGTCATCTTGAGTTCGTTAACCCTGTTGTTGAAGGTTTCGCACGTGCAGCTCAAGAGAATCGTAAAAAATCTGGTCTTCCAGAACAAGATACTACAAAATCATTCGTAATTTTAGTTCATGGTGATGCTGCATTCCCTGGTCAAGGTGTTGTGTCTGAAACATTGAACTTAAGTAGATTGAATGCATACCAAACTGGCGGAACTATTCATGTTATCGCAAATAATGCAGTCGGCTTTACGACCGATAGCTATGATTCTCGTTCTACTAAATATTCAAGTGACCTTGCAAAAGGTTTCGATATTCCGATTGTTCACGTAAACGCTGATGATCCGGAAGCTTGTCTTGCTGCTGCAAACCTTGCGATCCAATATCGTACGCTGTTCAAAAAGGACTTCTTAATCGATTTAATCGGTTACCGCCGATATGGTCATAACGAAATGGATGATCCAGCAGTTACGCAACCACAAGTGTACAAAAAAATTAAAAATCACCCAACTGTAAGAGCAATTTATGCAGATCAATTACAATCTGCTGGCGTTCTGAATGCAGATGAGGTTGAAACAATTACTCAGTTTATACAAGAGGAATTAAAGGCTGAATATGCACAAGTGCCACCAGCTGATACGAGTGCTGCAACAATTCACGTTAAAGTTCCAGAGGTTGTTGCAAAAGGAATTCAACCGATTGACACTGGTGTTTCAATTGACTCACTTCGTGCAATTAATGAAGGACTATTATCTTGGCCTGAAGGCTTTAACGTATATCCAAAAGTGAAGAAAATTCTTGAGCGCCGTAAAGATGCTCTTGAAGAGAACGGTAAAATTGAATGGGCACTTGCTGAATCGTTAGCATTCGCTTCTATTTTGCAAGAAGGTACGCCAATTCGTTTAACTGGTCAAGATTCACAGCGTGGTACATTCGCGCATCGTCATATCGTATTACACGATACTGATACAAACGAAACATATTCACCATTACACCGTTTACCGAACATTAACGCATCATTCTCTGTTCATAACAGTCCGTTATCAGAAGCTGCTGTTGTTGGTTACGAATATGGTTATAACGTATTTGCTCCAGAAACTCTTGTGATGTGGGAAGCTCAATACGGTGACTTCTCAAATACTGCGCAAGCATTATTTGATCAATATGTTTCAGCAGGAAGAGCGAAATGGGGTCAAAAATCAGGTCTAGTTCTTCTATTACCACACGGTTATGAAGGTCAAGGACCGGAGCATTCTAGTGCACGTCCAGAGCGTTTCTTACAATTAGCTGCGGAGAACAACTGGACAGTTGCAAACTTAACAAGCGCGGCACAATACTTCCATATCTTGCGCCGTCAAGCATCTATCTTAGGAACAGAGGCTGTTCGACCATTAGTAATTATGACGCCGAAAAGCTTATTACGTCACCCACTTACACTTTCTACAGGTAGTGAGTTAAGTGAAGGACGTTTCCAACCTGCTTTAGAACAAGGAAACCTTGGTGCGAAACCAAACAAAGTAAAACGTCTTGTTTTAAGTACAGGTAAAATGGCAATTGACTTAGCAGCAGAAATCGAAAGTGGTAAGCATGAGTACAGCCTAGATGAAGTTCATATGGTTCGTATCGAGCAGTTGTACCCATTCCCTGCTGAAAAAGTTCAATCTATTATTAAACGCTTTAAAAACTTAGAAGAAATCATTTGGGTTCAAGAAGAACCTCGTAATATGGGCGCATGGCATTACATGGCTCCAATTCTGTTCGAACTAGCTGGGGATAAAGTGAAAACAGGTTACATTGGACGCCCGGATCGTTCTAGCCCATCTGGTGGCGATCCATTCGCTCACAAAGCTGAGCAAGAATTAATCGTTGCACACGCTTTAGATGTGAAGTACAACTTCCGCCAAGATAAACAAGAAATTGAAGTTTTCAGCAACTGA
- the odhB gene encoding 2-oxoglutarate dehydrogenase complex dihydrolipoyllysine-residue succinyltransferase, protein MIEIKVPELAESISEGTISQWLINVGDKVEKGGSVVELETDKVNVEIIAEDSGIVSKLLGEPGDTVEVGATIAILDANGAAVAVSTPAPLAEQPKQETTEAPKAAAPSAEQNKALQGLPNTNRPIASPAARKMARELGIDLNDVRSTDPLGRVRPHDVQAHAAAPKEAPAAPKQSPAPVAKTEFEKPVERVKMSRRRQTIAKRLVEVQQTSAMLTTFNEVDMSAIMELRKERKDAFEKKHDVRLGFMSFFTKAVVAALKQFPLLNAEIQGDELIIKKFYDIGIAVAAPDGLVVPVVRDANQLNFAEIESEIRNLGLKARDNKLSLKELQGGTFTITNGGVFGSLMSTPILNSPQVGILGMHKIQVRPVAIDAERMENRPMMYLALSYDHRIVDGKEAVSFLVAVKDMLEDPKSLLLEG, encoded by the coding sequence ATGATCGAAATTAAAGTACCTGAGCTTGCAGAATCTATTTCAGAAGGAACTATTTCACAATGGCTTATCAACGTAGGCGACAAAGTTGAGAAAGGTGGCAGCGTTGTTGAGCTTGAGACTGACAAAGTCAATGTAGAAATCATTGCAGAGGATTCAGGTATTGTATCGAAGTTACTAGGCGAACCTGGAGATACAGTTGAAGTTGGCGCTACTATCGCAATTTTAGATGCAAACGGCGCAGCAGTTGCAGTAAGTACACCTGCTCCATTGGCTGAGCAACCAAAACAAGAAACTACTGAAGCACCGAAAGCAGCAGCTCCAAGTGCTGAACAAAATAAAGCGTTGCAAGGTTTACCAAATACAAATCGTCCTATCGCATCACCAGCTGCTCGCAAAATGGCTCGTGAATTAGGAATCGACTTAAACGACGTACGTAGCACAGATCCACTTGGACGTGTGAGACCACATGACGTACAAGCTCATGCTGCAGCGCCAAAAGAAGCACCAGCTGCTCCAAAACAAAGTCCGGCTCCAGTTGCAAAAACTGAATTTGAAAAACCAGTTGAGCGTGTGAAAATGTCCCGCCGCCGTCAAACAATTGCAAAACGTCTTGTAGAAGTTCAACAAACATCTGCAATGTTAACTACATTTAACGAAGTTGATATGAGTGCAATCATGGAATTACGTAAAGAACGCAAAGATGCTTTCGAGAAAAAACATGATGTACGTCTTGGCTTTATGTCATTCTTCACAAAAGCAGTTGTTGCAGCATTAAAACAATTCCCATTATTAAATGCTGAAATTCAAGGCGATGAGCTTATCATTAAAAAATTCTATGATATCGGTATTGCAGTAGCAGCTCCAGATGGATTAGTTGTTCCAGTTGTACGCGATGCTAACCAATTGAACTTCGCTGAAATTGAAAGCGAGATTCGTAATTTAGGTCTGAAAGCACGTGATAATAAACTTTCATTAAAAGAGCTACAAGGTGGTACGTTTACGATTACAAACGGTGGTGTATTCGGTTCTCTAATGTCTACACCAATCCTAAATAGCCCACAAGTAGGTATTCTAGGGATGCATAAAATCCAAGTACGTCCAGTTGCAATTGATGCAGAGCGTATGGAAAACCGCCCAATGATGTACCTTGCACTATCTTACGATCACCGTATTGTTGATGGTAAAGAAGCAGTTAGCTTCCTTGTTGCTGTTAAAGATATGCTTGAAGATCCAAAATCATTATTATTAGAAGGTTGA
- a CDS encoding helix-turn-helix transcriptional regulator, which translates to MENKMVEYRKKFGLSQEKLAEKLGVSRQTIISIEKGKYDPSLPLAFEIAKTFQTTIEHVFIYEGKEEEEKG; encoded by the coding sequence TTGGAAAATAAAATGGTCGAATACCGAAAAAAATTTGGACTATCTCAAGAAAAATTGGCTGAGAAACTTGGGGTTTCCAGACAAACCATTATCTCAATTGAAAAAGGGAAATATGATCCATCACTTCCATTAGCATTTGAAATAGCGAAAACATTTCAGACAACGATAGAACATGTATTCATTTATGAAGGAAAAGAAGAGGAGGAGAAAGGATGA
- a CDS encoding TOMM precursor leader peptide-binding protein: MTQNILLIGDGLLTDYVHEQLGKQYSLIRQHTITEILPENIHLALVLHDGSPSSVHHDAELIFRSNHIPWLRAFTSFGEGIIGPYVKPLTAGCSHCADGRRFIAGFDQKEMWELQRKYALKAENVTRRDVRATQNGMLQMCQLIHAETEKILANKHSSIDNELILLDLQTLQCTRHSFLPDPLCPVCSNLSDDTADAAQISLQPSLKTSTETYRCRSIHQLNTFLTRDYLDYRTGILNGKMQHSLLPFSDVIINMPLMFGNEGVAGRTHSFALSEATAILEGLERYCGMSPRGKKSNVHGSFHELEHIALNPLTLGVHTTEHYNRDTFPFKPFDPDYEQNWVWGYSLSQSQPLLVPESIAYYSLGQRDAFVYETSNGCAIGGSLEEAIFHGILEIVERDAFLITWYAELPLPRLDLSSANDTELQLMIQRLHTITGYELHAFNATMEHGIPSLWVIAKNTRENGMNVVCAGGSHLDPIRALKSAIHEIAGMLLITDEELDQKREYYENCLHDPYLVNKMEDHSMLYGLKEAEERLHFLLREDAPVQTFQEMKVLQSFDMDLTSDLHQLLNRLHQSGLEVIVVDQTVPLIEKNSLHCVKVIIPGMLPMTFGHHLTRVTGLDRVYTVPMTLGYRAEPLTNESLNPHPHPFP, translated from the coding sequence ATGACTCAAAACATACTACTTATAGGAGATGGCCTACTCACAGACTATGTACATGAGCAATTGGGTAAGCAATATTCACTCATCCGCCAGCATACAATTACAGAAATTCTCCCTGAAAACATTCATCTTGCTCTCGTCTTACATGACGGATCTCCTTCTTCCGTACATCATGATGCTGAGCTTATCTTTCGCTCAAATCATATCCCGTGGCTTCGTGCGTTTACTTCGTTTGGTGAAGGTATTATCGGTCCTTACGTGAAGCCTCTTACAGCTGGATGTTCCCACTGCGCTGATGGACGCCGGTTTATAGCTGGCTTTGATCAAAAAGAAATGTGGGAACTACAACGGAAATATGCATTAAAAGCAGAGAACGTGACGAGGCGTGATGTACGCGCCACCCAAAATGGAATGTTACAAATGTGCCAGCTCATTCATGCTGAAACAGAGAAGATATTAGCTAACAAACATTCTTCTATAGACAATGAACTCATTTTACTGGACTTACAAACGTTACAATGTACCCGGCATTCGTTTCTTCCAGACCCTCTCTGTCCGGTATGCAGCAATTTGTCTGACGATACAGCAGATGCAGCGCAAATTTCTTTACAACCAAGTTTGAAAACGAGTACTGAAACGTATCGCTGTCGTTCCATTCATCAGCTAAACACATTTTTAACGAGAGACTATTTAGATTACCGGACTGGTATTTTAAACGGCAAAATGCAACATTCTTTATTACCGTTTTCTGATGTTATTATAAACATGCCATTAATGTTCGGAAATGAAGGTGTCGCGGGCCGAACTCATTCATTCGCACTTAGTGAAGCAACCGCTATTTTAGAAGGATTAGAACGATATTGCGGTATGTCGCCTCGTGGGAAAAAGTCAAATGTGCATGGTAGTTTTCATGAACTAGAGCATATTGCACTGAATCCCCTCACACTCGGCGTACATACAACTGAACACTACAATCGTGATACTTTTCCATTTAAGCCGTTTGATCCTGATTATGAGCAAAACTGGGTATGGGGATACTCTTTATCACAAAGCCAGCCACTTTTAGTTCCAGAATCAATTGCTTATTATAGCCTTGGTCAACGAGATGCATTCGTGTATGAAACATCAAATGGATGTGCAATTGGTGGTAGTTTAGAAGAAGCAATTTTTCACGGCATTTTAGAAATTGTAGAGCGTGACGCCTTTTTGATCACTTGGTATGCCGAATTACCTCTTCCCCGCCTTGATCTTAGTTCAGCAAATGATACGGAATTACAACTAATGATCCAGCGGTTACACACGATTACCGGATATGAATTACATGCTTTTAACGCGACGATGGAACACGGCATCCCGAGCCTATGGGTCATTGCAAAAAATACGCGTGAAAATGGAATGAACGTTGTTTGTGCAGGAGGCTCTCATTTAGACCCAATCCGAGCTCTAAAGAGTGCAATTCACGAAATAGCGGGCATGTTACTTATAACAGACGAAGAGCTCGATCAAAAAAGAGAGTATTACGAAAACTGCTTACACGACCCTTACCTCGTTAATAAAATGGAAGATCATAGTATGTTGTACGGATTGAAAGAAGCGGAAGAACGTCTTCACTTCCTTTTACGTGAAGATGCTCCGGTGCAAACATTCCAAGAAATGAAGGTATTACAATCATTTGATATGGATTTAACATCTGATCTTCACCAGCTTTTAAACAGGTTACATCAATCTGGACTTGAAGTAATTGTTGTAGATCAAACAGTCCCCCTTATAGAAAAGAACAGCTTACATTGTGTAAAAGTAATAATTCCAGGCATGTTACCGATGACGTTCGGTCACCATCTCACTCGGGTTACAGGACTAGATAGAGTGTATACCGTACCGATGACACTTGGATATAGGGCTGAGCCTTTAACGAATGAAAGTTTAAATCCACATCCGCATCCGTTTCCATAA
- a CDS encoding serine hydrolase, which produces MVNFKKISVFVMVICLFFLTPMTLYAETNIGVNPEQAAPPPAEGPNVFSQFATTIDAKTGDVLYDKNAHHRAFPASMTKVLTAILLMEHTKPEDQFTFSQLALDQEKSNYQIEFQPGETINRNTALMILMVLSANDVSYAIAERIGGNVENFANMMNEKAKQLGAKDSHFVTPNGLHDPNHYTTPYDMAMITRGVQKYPEILQAMNTKRTTVTTSTQTVSIFNKSTYFENPYSVGGKTGFTNEARNTLVLLNEKDGNRIINVVMASQRPEIYEDLKQMAEYSFGQFTKQMVLDKHSWHQKTTYLNKDVDSELEKSAELMLKKDEGKNVKTAFRVNSVDKEALYQKGIHRGEVVGAVDIIKNNQTIATINVLSKEDVTFAMPKKDTVAPEVKESNVKVISVGIGAIVLFGAILYVVLRRNNKGMKSEEK; this is translated from the coding sequence ATGGTAAATTTTAAGAAAATTTCGGTTTTTGTTATGGTTATTTGTTTATTTTTTTTGACGCCTATGACGTTATATGCTGAGACAAATATTGGAGTAAATCCGGAGCAAGCGGCACCGCCACCTGCGGAAGGGCCGAATGTTTTTAGTCAGTTTGCGACTACGATTGATGCGAAAACCGGAGATGTGTTGTACGACAAAAATGCACATCATCGTGCGTTTCCTGCTAGTATGACGAAAGTGTTAACGGCGATTTTACTGATGGAGCATACGAAGCCAGAGGATCAATTCACGTTTTCACAATTAGCATTAGATCAAGAGAAGAGTAATTATCAAATTGAGTTTCAACCTGGTGAGACTATTAATAGAAATACCGCACTTATGATTTTAATGGTGCTGAGTGCGAATGATGTGTCGTATGCGATTGCGGAGCGTATTGGAGGAAATGTTGAAAATTTCGCTAATATGATGAATGAAAAGGCGAAGCAATTAGGGGCTAAAGATAGCCATTTTGTAACGCCGAATGGATTGCATGATCCCAATCATTATACGACGCCATATGATATGGCCATGATTACGAGAGGTGTGCAAAAGTATCCTGAAATTTTACAAGCGATGAATACGAAAAGAACGACGGTTACGACATCTACGCAAACAGTGTCTATTTTTAATAAGTCTACTTATTTTGAAAATCCATATAGCGTTGGTGGTAAGACTGGATTTACGAATGAAGCGCGCAATACGCTCGTTTTATTAAATGAGAAGGATGGGAATCGTATTATAAATGTAGTAATGGCTTCTCAAAGACCTGAAATTTATGAAGATTTGAAGCAGATGGCGGAATATTCTTTTGGGCAATTTACGAAGCAAATGGTACTCGATAAACATAGTTGGCACCAAAAGACAACGTATTTAAATAAAGATGTTGATTCTGAATTAGAAAAAAGTGCCGAGCTTATGCTAAAGAAAGATGAGGGAAAAAATGTAAAAACGGCTTTTCGGGTTAATTCAGTGGATAAAGAAGCTTTGTACCAAAAAGGAATTCATCGCGGTGAAGTAGTTGGTGCGGTAGATATTATAAAAAATAATCAAACGATTGCGACTATAAATGTTCTTTCAAAAGAAGATGTTACGTTTGCGATGCCTAAAAAAGATACAGTTGCACCTGAAGTAAAGGAATCCAATGTGAAAGTGATAAGTGTTGGAATAGGTGCGATTGTATTATTTGGAGCGATTTTATATGTAGTGCTGCGCCGAAATAACAAGGGAATGAAATCAGAAGAAAAATAA
- a CDS encoding putative thiazole-containing bacteriocin maturation protein, with the protein MNNLPVHAKLKANKDTFFLPDSNGGVYFRNNSSSFRMDGDGIYDWIEKLMPMFNGNHSLTEITDGLPLPYQNRVFEIGEILYENGFVRDVSQDAPHELNSALLDRYASQIEFLEADSHSGALKFETYRAANVLIIGSGDMLTSLVSSLLESGLPTFHYLVTDRAETNYDRIHELSERAYANDDNVLIQEIDSTIDRPLHEVFEPFDWILYVSQNGDIESLRAIHTICREFRKNFIPAICLSRIGLAGPVVTADREECWESAWHRLHETTLQSENPPEPFSPIASAMLANVIVFELFKHVAEGSHRQHNPQFFLLNLETLEGKWHPFMKHLLATDEIFTIDTVQNLQENLTHRSGQYTSTELFRFFDTLTSKEAGIFHMWDEQNLHQLPLSQCYIQVANPLSDGPTSPLPTITCGGLTHNEARREAGLTGVETYVAEMIHRLIPEHTDIGIGAGETMTEGVYRALQKHLNNKLCERQSHMLEEITELDLTEIHDKHCRFYYDALSTIHEIPKVGMSEELLGFPVVWIGINDRWYGAANINITLALRNALQQALLHIQNEEVPYKANMLPESSIVLYSTDSVRVAIQEEEEIPGVQSLQVALQNLTENNLYPFVFDLAIESFLRDNLDGVYGVLIAKEDDQ; encoded by the coding sequence ATGAATAACCTTCCAGTTCATGCAAAACTTAAAGCAAATAAGGATACTTTCTTCCTCCCCGATTCAAACGGGGGTGTTTACTTTCGAAATAACTCCAGTTCATTCCGTATGGATGGTGATGGAATTTATGACTGGATTGAGAAATTAATGCCTATGTTTAACGGTAATCATTCTTTGACAGAAATAACCGATGGTCTCCCTCTCCCCTATCAAAATCGTGTGTTTGAAATTGGAGAGATTTTATATGAAAATGGTTTCGTTCGTGATGTAAGCCAAGATGCTCCCCACGAATTAAACAGTGCATTACTCGACAGATATGCTTCGCAAATTGAATTTTTAGAAGCTGATTCCCATTCAGGCGCTTTAAAATTCGAAACGTACCGCGCAGCAAATGTGCTTATAATTGGTTCTGGCGATATGCTTACTTCCCTAGTTTCTTCTTTATTAGAATCTGGTTTACCTACATTTCATTATCTTGTTACAGATCGTGCTGAAACAAACTACGATCGAATTCATGAATTAAGCGAACGTGCATATGCAAATGATGACAATGTACTTATTCAAGAAATAGATAGTACAATTGATCGCCCTTTGCATGAAGTATTCGAGCCTTTCGACTGGATTTTATACGTTTCCCAAAATGGAGATATTGAAAGTTTAAGAGCAATCCATACTATTTGTAGAGAGTTTAGGAAAAATTTCATACCAGCTATTTGCTTATCAAGAATTGGTTTAGCTGGACCCGTCGTAACCGCAGACCGTGAAGAATGTTGGGAATCAGCTTGGCATCGTCTACACGAAACTACTTTACAAAGTGAAAATCCACCTGAACCTTTCTCACCAATTGCATCTGCAATGTTAGCAAATGTTATCGTTTTTGAGTTATTTAAACATGTCGCTGAAGGTTCACACAGGCAGCATAATCCTCAATTCTTTTTATTAAACTTGGAAACACTTGAAGGAAAGTGGCACCCTTTCATGAAACATCTTCTCGCAACCGATGAAATCTTTACAATTGACACAGTGCAAAATCTTCAAGAAAACCTTACCCATCGTTCCGGACAATATACTTCAACTGAACTTTTTCGTTTTTTTGATACGTTAACTTCTAAAGAAGCTGGCATATTCCACATGTGGGATGAACAAAATTTACACCAGTTGCCGTTATCACAGTGCTATATTCAAGTTGCAAATCCATTATCAGATGGACCTACCTCTCCCCTTCCTACTATAACTTGCGGTGGATTAACTCATAATGAAGCACGCCGCGAAGCTGGTTTAACAGGAGTTGAAACATATGTAGCTGAAATGATTCATCGTCTTATCCCCGAACATACTGATATCGGTATTGGTGCTGGGGAAACGATGACAGAAGGTGTATACCGAGCACTACAAAAACATTTAAATAATAAGTTATGTGAACGCCAATCACATATGCTAGAAGAGATTACAGAGCTTGATTTAACCGAAATTCATGATAAACATTGTAGGTTTTATTACGATGCTCTCTCTACAATTCATGAAATACCTAAAGTAGGAATGAGTGAGGAGTTACTTGGTTTTCCTGTCGTTTGGATCGGTATAAATGATAGATGGTATGGTGCGGCAAATATTAATATAACACTCGCGTTAAGAAATGCCCTGCAACAAGCACTCCTTCATATTCAAAATGAAGAGGTTCCTTATAAAGCTAATATGTTACCGGAATCATCCATTGTTTTATATAGTACGGATTCTGTTAGAGTAGCAATACAAGAAGAGGAAGAAATTCCAGGCGTACAGTCTTTACAAGTTGCTTTGCAAAATTTAACGGAAAACAACTTGTATCCATTTGTTTTTGATTTAGCTATTGAGTCATTTTTAAGAGACAACTTAGACGGTGTATATGGGGTATTAATTGCAAAGGAGGATGACCAATGA
- a CDS encoding DUF3976 domain-containing protein has protein sequence MQMMYAFGMGLVLFLAVFLFIRKDVQGGTLTKRGFYKMIGCLVVMFIAIIVMVVLINKTL, from the coding sequence ATGCAAATGATGTATGCTTTTGGCATGGGGCTTGTATTATTTTTAGCGGTATTCTTATTTATTCGTAAAGACGTTCAGGGCGGAACGTTAACGAAACGAGGATTTTATAAAATGATCGGCTGTTTAGTTGTTATGTTTATAGCGATTATCGTAATGGTCGTTTTAATTAATAAAACATTATAG
- a CDS encoding permease — translation MNYSQKYFFIMGIIFLIMSGFMILAGIMTHSAPPIPTYTVLAMMIMCFCLSYLHPQFKEKDERMKLIRYKGMFVTFFALTAYYLLFSIGLNLKVITLSATELLNILMALTMSTVFISFVVLSKRY, via the coding sequence ATGAATTATTCACAAAAGTACTTTTTCATTATGGGAATTATCTTTTTAATTATGAGTGGATTTATGATACTAGCAGGTATAATGACCCATTCAGCACCGCCAATTCCAACTTATACCGTGCTTGCAATGATGATTATGTGTTTCTGCCTAAGCTACTTGCACCCGCAATTTAAAGAAAAAGATGAGCGAATGAAACTCATTCGTTACAAAGGAATGTTTGTGACATTTTTTGCATTAACAGCGTATTACCTTCTTTTCTCTATCGGTTTAAATTTAAAAGTAATTACACTATCTGCTACTGAATTATTGAATATACTTATGGCACTTACGATGAGTACAGTTTTTATATCGTTTGTTGTTTTATCGAAAAGATATTAA